The Malus sylvestris chromosome 8, drMalSylv7.2, whole genome shotgun sequence genomic interval atattttaaattgtgtcaattaattacttagtcaatgacatgtggtttttaatttttctattttttatttggtcacttacatgtagggctggaaaaaattcttgaaaatcccaaaccaaactgaaaaagtccaaaacccaaaccaaaaaaatctcaaaccaaaaccatcccgaaaaataccgtagtattcggtttcctattgacttttgggttttagTTCTTGAAAGCCATTGCCATGGTtgctgactactcttcacaatacacttactttacacatagagatgatcaagatagtgaaaattttgaacctcataggaactctatatgttactaagtcactcatgtatcttaccatgcaatgtataaagtgtaaaatattgtataaatcattatatataaatgattatggtgtgtttaaacttctttcattaattactacatattttctacacttacaatatttgctagctcgctatataatcaacttaaatcagttaaatccatcatgcaatgcatttccttccaattttttgtgataaactaatagataattgactaaataaacatcctgcaaagtttccataaaaatttccaagtttttcttacaatttccgtggtttttattcaatttttatcgatatcgataatatcccgatatttccatcgaaattttcttgtttttggactaccgatatttccgatatcatcgatattttagaccatgattCTGAATGAAATGGGACTCGACTCCTTTCGGGCTTTGTTctgaatgaagcttctactattctaaataaaaaggaaaacatgTCTATTGTACGAAGAACATGtctcacaaaaataaaataaaagtaaccAACATGTAATTAAAGCGATACTCCTCTTCAGGGCTTTCAAGTACTAGTTGATTAGAAATATAAATTTTGTCAcaagattttttacaattttctttttttaacaaacaatagtgTTAATGAGTTAAACTGTTAGTTGTTATGGGAGAGGGGATCGGTAGGAATCAAACTTGTACCAAGGTGGATAAAGATAATTGTTTTCCGCCACTGTGGTAAAACTTCATTTGCTATTTTCTTTGCACTTTGAGAATGATGATTTGGGTGTATAAACAATACACACTGGAATATACCAAAGAATAATCTTACTAAATGCACTCGAATTGAGAGTGTTTCTGTATAAAAGTAATCggaaaaaatatttccaaccaAACATGAAAGGGTTGCTCAGAGCAATATATTATCACAAGCCAGTAAAATTCCACACAACTAAATAATCTTATTTATAAGACGTCTGAAAAAACGTGGCTTCAAACTGCAGGGCACAGGGATAAGATCCCTTGCATTCAGATACTTGCTACAAGTTTGAGTTTCACTTATTCTAACAGCTCATTCGAATTATCTTCTCAACTTCTCCTTCATCCTGTCAACGGCAGCCCTAAGAGTTCCTTCGTCTTTGCAGAACGTAAACCTTACTAGATTCTTTCCATCTTCCGGGTTTAAGTAAAATACGCTGGTGGGGATTGCCACCACTCCAACTTCCTTAATCAGATACTCGCAAAATGCAACATCATTTTCCAGTCCAAAAGGTGTGTGATCAACAACCACAAAGTAGGTACCACTTGATGGATACACTTTGAAGCCGACAGATTTCAATCCCTCTACCAAAATCGCCTTCTTTGCCTGGTAATCTCTTTTCAGCTCCACATAGTAGCAGTCGGGAGCTCTGAGAGCGGTTGCAGCTGCCCATTGCATTGGAGTGGAGGTCGCAAATGTGAGATAAGAGTGTGCCTGCCGAACTCCCCATGTCAGGTGTGGTGGAGCTATAGCCCAACCGATCTTCCACCCAGTCAATGAGAATGTTTTCCCCAACGAATTCATGGTTACTGTACGCTCATACATTCCAGGAAGAGAGGCCGGTGAAATGTGATCCATTTCAAAAGCCAACTTATCATAAACTTCATCACTGAATACCAACACATCATTTTCGATGCAGAGTGATGCAATCACATCGAGTTCCTCTCGAGTGAACATTTTTCCAGTAGGGTTATGTGGACTATTTAGAAGAATTGCACGAGTATTCTTTGAGATTGTGGACCTGAGCTCATCAATGGGAACAGCAAAATCCGGAGGGCGTAATGTGATACCTTTTACTTTAGCACCAGCCATGGATAGAGTAGCTTCATATGAATCATAGAAAGGAGCAAAGAGGATAACCTCGTCACCAGGATTTATCAACCCCAGCATAGTTGCCGCAATTGCCTCTGTGCACCCAGAGGTGACAGTTATTTCTTTCTCAGGATCCACAACAAATCCAGTATCCTTCTTGAATCGCTCAGCAATGGCATTGTTAAGGTCTGGAACCCCATATCCGCGAGCATATTGATTCTTCCCATCTATAACAGCCTGAATTGCTGCTTCCTTTACAAACTCTGGACCATCAAAGTTGGGGAAGCCTTGCCCAAGGTTTATTGCTCCATGTTTAATTGCAAGATTACTCATTTGCGTAAAGATTGTCGTCTTGAACTTTTCCAAGCGCTTTGCcacctgacacaaaaaaaaatgcacATACATGAGGAAGATTTCAACTCTGCAACTGCAGATCAATTCAGGGAATAAGCTTTTACACATATAGCTCAATCATAGACGGTATCTTATGCACAAACCACATAAAAAATTCACATGTTATAAGTCATGACCACCGCCTATATTTCATCTCAATTAGATATCACTATCCCATGACATTGTCGTCTATGACCCCCAAGTCAAATAATTTGGCACAAGAAGCATGCCTAAAGCTTTTGGAAGCAAGCATGCAGTGATATAGAGATAGAAAAAGTAGGACTGAATAAGTTGTATGATGCAAGGTTTAAGTCTTTATACATGAAACCGAGGTACAGAAGGCTGGAATTGAAAACGAAGAAGGGATAccaataagaagaaacaaaagaagataaaaatacgAAGTTACAAATTAACAAATTAGGAGGCAAAAAACTTCAACCTTTAATATCAGAGCAGCTGTATTAGAATATAGCTGGGAAATCCAGAATTAACTGCCCCATAACTGTAATTAGGGGTCACTAGTAGtcattttgtaattttcatcataacttattgttttgttttactaTTACCACCACTGTTTTCACTTGGTTTTCTTACTCAATACATATTTGACCTTACAGTTGcaaaaaaatgagaaagaacAAGATTAAGGCCGGCAATACTTTGTGGCACGGAATGTTGCGCGTGCAAGCATCAACACATGTAGAAAATGAGCAtagcggagatgagaatgcttcattGGATACGTGCGCACCAGAGAAAGGACATGATTAAGAATGAATgagaggtaaagtaggagtggccaCAATTGAAGATAAGAGGAGAGAAAATAAGTTATGGTGGTTTTGACATGTGAAATGAAGATCTACAGATGTTCCGGTTACAAATTCAATTGTGAGATAGACGTTCAGGGCaaaaggagtagaggaagacctacgAAGACTTGGgaaagagactttaagaaaagatatGGAGTACTTTGAACTAACGGAATACTTGGTGCAAAGCCGAGCACAGTGGCGTCTAGAATTCATACAGCCAACCCCACTCAGTGGGGTaaagttttgttgttgttgttgttgttgtatttgacCTTATAGTTGGCAGAACAGGCAACTCCTTCACTTGATGTTAAAATATGAATCTTTGGACTTTGTGGCACTAAATTTAGACATCTAATAACCCCATTATCCAATGATAAACCTATATTTAATTATACAAGTGCATTATCtaattaaattgttaattaCATTATGTTCTTGCTTCAGCAGGATTTAAGTTGCGTAACATGATGGATTGCAGtcaattttttacaatttgcAGTACATCGGCTAAAGCTTCACAATCATTCTACAAGTTAAAAGTAAATTGTAAACAAAGATTCTAACCTTACCTGAATAATTAATCCTGCTGCGGATCATAAGAAAATCAAAGAGCCCCAAAATCCAAATAacaaaaatgaagtttttttaccatttttaaGTTAgcaagtaacaaaaaaaaaaggtcgttcGAGTGCGCAAGGCTCCcgttttacgcagggtctgagagaggtgaatgtcggctagccttacccctatttataaagaggctgctcccaagccTCAaaccgagacctaccgctcatggccCAAAATTCCAATTCGATTCAAAccacaaactaaaacaaatcTCCATGAAATAGGAGCAATGACAAGTGGGCAATACCTGTAAAGGCTGCTGGGTCTTCTGGGTCGACTCGGTTTGACCTGAAACGACATCGTTTTGAGTGGGAACGGCGGACATGGCGGCTGAGAAAGATGGGCAAGGAGCGGAGGATGGTCTTCCGGTCCTGATAAAGTTAAAATCTGCACAGAAATGCttggaaaagttgaggaatGTGGAAGGGCCGAGGCGCATCTCATGGGATGGCCAGGTGAATTTATTCTGCATTACAAAATGCCTCAATGGCAACCAAAAGGAAAGTGAAGAGTCGGAAATTCGGAATCTGGACTTGGGAATCTGCTCGGTTAGGCAGCCCTTAGCCGGACGACTATTTTTGTTGGagaatatttttaagttttgtgGGAATATGGTTTTCAAGGGTGGCCCAAACCAAAAACTATAAGGGCACTTCCAGCGTGCTCTTTAGCCTGGTGGACAGGAACATTTGGAACGCAATCCCCTCCCAAACTAGCTCCAGCCCATTTGGGTGGTTGTGCTAAGGGGGAGCCCGTGGGAGTCTAAGGCCCAAGTGCTTGAGGGAGAGTGATACAGGGCTGACATCAGCcacattataaattttttttacgtCAGGTGCGTGTGTGGGGGTGTTTCTCGAGTAGATTTTCAGACGATGGGGttgataactcatatatttcatggattataccatccatttctaacctctttgtgatgtttttgagttaaattggttgcattttatcttattttgtgTTAGTGTGCAGTTACATGTACTTTAGGATCAATTTGATggcaaaagaagtgaaaacgtgCCATTTTTGGAGCTAACCCTTATTCAAACGTGGAAAGAAGTTTAGTGGTATGTTTTGAAGCCCAAATAAAGAATCCAAGATGAATCTGGCTTGTTAGAAGACCAGGAACAAAATGGGAAAGGAATTGGGATATCTAGCCTGATTTGGAGGTGCCAAATAAGGCAAAAACGTGCAAAATAAAGGCTAAGTTGTTGAGATCACTTTGGAATATCTTGTAGCCCTATTTAGCATATAAATACTAGGGTTTCATATCACTTTTATACAAGCCCCCCTTGGGGTCgcccagagctctctctcttctctttctttggcctttcttttagaaacaaaaccctatttTCCTTCGCCATCTTCTGCCACCGAGGAAACCACGCAGACGCgctgttcttggagaagttcaacatcagaattgcttcaaaggggtttcttctatgaatttaatttcactcatgttgttcttgatatttatatgttttgtaaacatgttgtgtaattaagttcatagttggggatttcgatgtagccttgcaaaactattctatgttattaagttaaagtattTGATTCATCAATCtgttttcttgtttcattcactgattttatagttcaattgtttgtttatcttaaagtttgatcaccattatacagattatttgatcaaggttatagtacacatcatgcttaatcttggtagacatgtgaatgaatgaagaaactgtTATGCATACATCCTGCGATatgatttctttggttctttgaagttATCTTGTTTTTAATGGATTCTTATTTGGTaatctaagttgaacatcacaactagGTTGCAGATTATGAGTACTTGATTACAACCACAgatcaaatggatgatcataaatgagTAAAACGAACCCTAGTTGCAGATTGGAGAGTTGAATgtgttttgacttaatttttaTGGAATTGGCTTGAGATGGTGAAATTAGTATCCCTAGTTCCATTCCCATCATTTCTGAATCATTCTATTATTCATATTCACATTCTCTTGCATTTTAAGTTACTTTACTTCTCAAATCAAAATCCAAACTCAATTTGTTAGGTTCATTGTTTAGTTAGGGTTCACATAAAGCTAGTAATTTGTAAAGGTCTAATCAACTCTTGTGGTTCAAGACCCTTACTTGTGCTattatactatccttatatttgcatTTGAAAGGAACACAAGGCTTGTGTGTTAGCCCCACTTGGTCACTTTTAATTTGGACCGTTTGATTTCCAAATCAATGATCCAATTTTTCggctttaaattttttatagaaaaagaaaaaaaatctgaaatgtTTGGGTGGGCCATGTGTCTCATTCTGGATTGTTGGATTTCGAATTTTTTGTAATCAGACGGTCtagattaattaagttaatattttttttaaaactaattaaaaatttgaaaaataaaaaaaaactatagttttttttaaattttttttatttttataaacacCTTACCATTTTCtcccaccttacaccacatttcaatattttcaacgaTTCTAAATAGGTAAGGACATGTCGCGCGATGGAAttagttaaaaatcttatcgaaaactattcacaaaaattgtattttcagataatgacacgtggcgtgacaagatcggttaaaaatcttattcgaaatttaaatttaaattattttttattattttataaaataaaaaatactaatattttattgcctattgccatgaCTGTTCATTAAAAACAATTACTATTTACTGGAAGGGATTCAATTGCCAATTGCCATGGTGAGCCTTCCTACACTGGAAGTGCTCTAAGTTAGTGGGCCCTTGTGAATTTTATTAGGTTGGCATGGATCAtgtttgtggagccaaaaatattcactaggcgacacg includes:
- the LOC126632973 gene encoding uncharacterized protein LOC126632973, which gives rise to MQNKFTWPSHEMRLGPSTFLNFSKHFCADFNFIRTGRPSSAPCPSFSAAMSAVPTQNDVVSGQTESTQKTQQPLQVAKRLEKFKTTIFTQMSNLAIKHGAINLGQGFPNFDGPEFVKEAAIQAVIDGKNQYARGYGVPDLNNAIAERFKKDTGFVVDPEKEITVTSGCTEAIAATMLGLINPGDEVILFAPFYDSYEATLSMAGAKVKGITLRPPDFAVPIDELRSTISKNTRAILLNSPHNPTGKMFTREELDVIASLCIENDVLVFSDEVYDKLAFEMDHISPASLPGMYERTVTMNSLGKTFSLTGWKIGWAIAPPHLTWGVRQAHSYLTFATSTPMQWAAATALRAPDCYYVELKRDYQAKKAILVEGLKSVGFKVYPSSGTYFVVVDHTPFGLENDVAFCEYLIKEVGVVAIPTSVFYLNPEDGKNLVRFTFCKDEGTLRAAVDRMKEKLRR